One genomic window of Nicotiana sylvestris chromosome 10, ASM39365v2, whole genome shotgun sequence includes the following:
- the LOC138879048 gene encoding uncharacterized protein, producing the protein MGPAGKDSRSKHDNPRYDHRSRNRESSSSSRFGNDRNTRESQDDDRNLKARFGGYNFNVSTSELVGVLRSMGDKVWWPKEMRSNPNKRNPDHWCEFHNDHGHKTADCRLLQGEFDHLLKQGYLIELFSERGKQAYMKNRQEPPKSPSPKRTVNVIRGGEDINGVTYTTTNKVSKVTITHGKRVRHVLEEESIMFDDVDADGVLSPHNDVLVISLLVHDTNVKRVLIDPGSSVNIILLRVLHEIQAEDKLIPKAHTLSGFDNSSAGTKGEVILTTFTEGVVKDTKFQVVDMEMAYNIILGRPWIHEMDVVPSTLHQTSDQNVSRTFGKIMEVYIDVMLVKTQHSGDHISHLSDTFKILRKFNMKLNPEKCAFGVASSLKKQDQFEWTEECQQALKNLKIYLSNSSLLAKPKAGERLLIYLVISEVAGASLGIVLVPPMGETIRQAIKCYSITNNEVEYEAVIAGLELARELGINQIVIKNDSQHVVNQMLGTYTAKEAQMQQYLEKVRDLIRQIQTWKVIQKPRDENVEVDALANLASAANVASNENASYGTVPEDKKKAHALWKKAARYCLK; encoded by the exons ATGGGCCCAGCGGGAAAAGATTCAAGGTCAAAACACGACAATCCCAGGTATGATCATAGGTCAAGGAATAGAGAGTCAAGCTCGTCATCAAGATTTGGAAATGACCGAAACACGCGAGAGTCACAGGATGATGATAGAAACTTGAAGGCAAGATTTGGTGGTTATAATTTTAATGTAAGCACTTCTGAGCTCGTAggtgttttaagaagcatgggtgatAAAGTGtggtggccaaaagaaatgagatcgaatccaaacaagCGCAATCCTGATcactggtgcgaatttcacaacgatcacgggcataaaactgCAGACTGCAGGTTGTTACAAGGTGAATTTGATCATCTATTAAAGCAAGGGTATCTCATCGAATTATTCAGTGAGAGaggtaagcaagcatacatgaagaataggcaggagccccctaaatcaccttctcccaaaaggactGTTAATGTTATAAGAggaggtgaagacatcaatggtgtgACGTACACAACAACCAATAAAGtttccaaagtcacaattacccaTGGGAAGCGGGTGCGACATGTCTTAGAGGAAGAAAGTATTATGTTTGATGATGTAGATGCGGATGGAGTATTATCTCCACATAACGATGTactggtaatatctctacttgtacatgatactaatgtaaaacgagttttgattgatccaggtagttccgtgaacattattctgCTAAGAGTACTACACGAGATACAAGCTgaagataaattaataccaaaggcgcatactttgtctggatttgacaattccagCGCCGGGACGAAAGGGGAGGTAATACTTACTACATTCacagaaggagttgtcaaagatacaaagtttcaggtggtagatatggagatggcttacaatataattctcgggagaccatggatccacgagatgGATGTCGTTCCGTCGACCTTACACCAA actagtgaccaaaatgtttcaagaacatttgggAAAATTATGGAGGTCTATATAGACGTTATGCTCGTTAAAACTCAACATTCAGGggatcatatatcacacttgtctgataCGTTTAAGAtcttgcgaaaatttaatatgaaattaaatcccgagaaatgtgcatttggtgttgcatcat ctcttaaaaagcaagatcagttcgaatggactgaggaatgtcaacaagcactcaaaaatttgaagataTACTTATCAAATTCGTCGTTGCTCGCAAAACCAAAAGCTGGGGAAAGATTGCTCATCTACCTTGTTATCtccgaagtagcg GGTGCAAGCTTGggaattgttttggtaccacctatgggtgaaactattcgacaagccattaaatgttattctataactaacaatgaggtagagtatgaagctgtgattgcaggtttagaactagcacgagaactcggcattaaTCAGATTGTAATCAAAAACGATTCGCAGcacgtagttaatcaaatgctggggacttatacggcCAAGGAAGCACAGATGCAACAGTACTTAGAGAAGGTACGGGATCTGATCAGGCAAAtccaaacctggaaagttataCAAAAACCAAGAGATGAAAATGTCGAGGTGGACGCCCTagccaatctcgcatctgcagcaaatgtggcaagcaatgaaaatgcttcc tatggaaccgtccctgaagataagaaaaaagctcaCGCGCTTTGGAAAAAGGCTGCTCGATATTGCTTAAAGTAA